One part of the Entelurus aequoreus isolate RoL-2023_Sb linkage group LG05, RoL_Eaeq_v1.1, whole genome shotgun sequence genome encodes these proteins:
- the LOC133650980 gene encoding ras-related protein Rab-39B-like: MDTIWLYQFRLIVIGDSTVGKSCLIRRFTEGHFAHVSDPTVGVDFFSRLLEIEPGKRIKLQIWDTAGQERFRSITRAYYRNSVGGLLLFDITNRRSFQNVHNWLEEAQSHVQPHGIVFLLVGHKCDLEAQRQVSRQEAEKLAGAYGMHYVETSARDAINVEKAFMDLTREIFELVRSGDIKIQDGWEGVKSGFVPNIVHSSEEVTKSGRQCLC; this comes from the exons ATGGACACAATATGGCTTTATCAGTTTCGTCTCATCGTCATCGGAGACTCCACGGTGGGCAAGTCGTGTTTGATCCGCAGGTTCACCGAGGGCCACTTCGCCCACGTGTCGGACCCCACTGTGGGGGTGGACTTCTTCTCCCGCCTGCTGGAGATCGAGCCGGGCAAAAGGATCAAACTCCAGATCTGGGACACTGCGGGGCAAGAGCGGTTCAG GTCCATCACCAGGGCATACTACCGCAACTCGGTGGGGGGTCTCTTGCTCTTCGACATCACCAACCGCCGCTCCTTCCAGAACGTGCACAACTGGCTGGAGGAGGCGCAAAGTCACGTCCAGCCGCACGGCATCGTTTTCCTGCTGGTGGGCCACAAGTGTGACCTGGAGGCTCAGCGCCAGGTGAGCCGGCAGGAGGCCGAAAAGCTGGCGGGGGCCTACGGCATGCACTACGTGGAGACGTCGGCCCGAGACGCCATCAACGTAGAGAAG GCGTTCATGGATCTGACCAGGGAGATCTTTGAGCTGGTGCGGAGCGGCGACATCAAGATCCAGGACGGCTGGGAGGGCGTCAAGAGCGGATTCGTCCCCAACATCGTCCATTCGTCGGAGGAGGTGACCAAGAGCGGACGGCAATGCCTCTGCTGA